One part of the Arthrobacter tumbae genome encodes these proteins:
- a CDS encoding DHA2 family efflux MFS transporter permease subunit gives MHSSAPEIRAWPALWSLVIGFFMILVDSTIVSVATPAIMEGLQADIDSAIWVTSAYLLAYAVPLLITGRLGDRFGPRRIYLAGLAVFTASSAMCGFAGTIELLILARVFQGLGAALMTPQTMSVITRIFPPDRRGSAMGLWGSVAGIATLAGPILGGVLVDTLGWEWIFFVNLPVGVVGFFLAYRLVPELTTTNHSFDLLGVVLSAAGMFCLVFGLQEGQTYDWGPIAGPISVWSLIITGAVLFGAFLVWQRYNRKEPLVPLKLFRDRNFSLANTAISAMGFTITTMSLPLMLYAQNVRNLSPTQAAMLLAPMAIISGVLAPFVGKLVQRGNPKYMAIFGFTGMAVALFWLASLLTPTTPIWLLLLPLALIGLASAGIWAPVSLTATRNLAPSLAGAGSGVYNTTRQVGAVIGSAGIAAIMQARLAANGAAGTPGQSAGYAAAMGESLLLPGTVVVIGLIAALFFARPEQSQPWSADVEPARQTSTQG, from the coding sequence ATGCATTCCTCCGCTCCGGAAATCCGGGCCTGGCCGGCGTTATGGTCGCTCGTCATCGGGTTCTTCATGATCCTCGTCGACTCCACCATCGTCTCCGTTGCCACGCCCGCCATCATGGAGGGCTTGCAGGCGGACATAGACAGCGCCATCTGGGTCACCAGCGCATATCTCCTTGCCTATGCCGTGCCGCTGCTGATCACGGGCAGGCTGGGTGACAGGTTTGGACCGCGCCGAATCTATCTTGCCGGCCTGGCCGTCTTCACTGCGTCCAGCGCAATGTGCGGCTTCGCCGGAACCATCGAGTTGCTCATCCTCGCCCGCGTTTTTCAGGGATTGGGCGCGGCGCTGATGACGCCCCAGACAATGTCCGTCATCACCCGCATCTTCCCGCCGGACAGACGCGGGTCGGCCATGGGCCTGTGGGGCTCCGTTGCGGGCATCGCCACGCTGGCCGGCCCCATCCTGGGCGGCGTACTCGTTGACACACTCGGCTGGGAGTGGATCTTCTTCGTCAACCTGCCCGTCGGCGTCGTCGGGTTCTTCCTTGCCTACCGCCTGGTTCCGGAACTGACCACCACAAACCACTCCTTCGACCTCCTCGGCGTGGTTCTCAGCGCCGCCGGAATGTTCTGCCTGGTGTTCGGCCTTCAGGAGGGCCAGACCTACGATTGGGGTCCTATCGCCGGGCCCATTTCGGTCTGGTCCCTCATCATCACCGGCGCCGTGCTCTTCGGCGCCTTTCTGGTGTGGCAGCGCTATAACCGAAAGGAACCCCTGGTTCCGCTGAAGCTCTTCCGCGACCGCAACTTCTCGCTGGCCAATACCGCCATCTCAGCGATGGGCTTCACCATCACGACGATGAGCCTGCCGCTCATGCTCTACGCCCAGAACGTTCGTAACCTCTCGCCCACACAGGCTGCGATGCTGCTGGCCCCCATGGCGATTATCTCCGGTGTGCTGGCTCCCTTCGTCGGGAAGCTCGTCCAGCGCGGCAATCCCAAATACATGGCGATTTTCGGTTTCACCGGTATGGCCGTTGCACTGTTCTGGCTGGCGTCGCTGCTCACGCCGACCACTCCCATCTGGCTGCTGTTGCTGCCGCTCGCGCTGATCGGTCTGGCAAGCGCCGGCATCTGGGCTCCGGTCTCACTGACCGCTACACGCAACCTCGCGCCGTCGCTCGCCGGAGCCGGGTCCGGCGTCTACAACACCACACGTCAGGTGGGAGCCGTGATCGGAAGCGCTGGTATCGCGGCCATCATGCAGGCACGTCTGGCAGCCAACGGGGCCGCAGGCACGCCGGGGCAGTCTGCCGGGTACGCGGCAGCCATGGGTGAGTCGCTGCTCCTGCCTGGAACCGTCGTCGTCATCGGCTTGATCGCCGCTCTTTTCTTCGCCCGTCCGGAACAGAGCCAACCATGGAGCGCAGACGTCGAGCCGGCCAGGCAAACTTCCACACAGGGGTAG
- a CDS encoding S10 family peptidase, whose amino-acid sequence MEEDFATESTTVEKTEPDAVKEVSDDFVTRQHTAASGLEYTTTTGRLVLRREETKDGKSEGFKPKAEIFVVAYTRDNSTPERPVTFAFNGGPGSSSVWLHLGLLGPRLVNSGDAGAMTPPPFGLMDNPETLLEHSDLVLIDPVSTGFSRVIEGEKTDEFHAFVEDRDLVAEVIRLWTTRNNRWLSPKYLVGESYGTLRAVAVAGRLFDAYGMAVNGLGLISTVLNMSTLRFFPGSDTPYALHLPTYAAIAHYHGRHPGRELTDVVREAEEFASRDFGYALSQGARLTQTEYDDVVTRLSALTTLDGDFIRRTNLRWAYHEFAAELLRAEDLAVGRIDGRFTAPPANPQSSSSTDDPSMRAITGPFAAAINHYVRAELGYENDLPYEILTARVQPWSYRTFEGAPVDVSDVLERLMVHNPALRVHVDYGYQDGATPHFAAEYVFAHMSLNEHARSRISHHYHEAGHMMYLKPECRLAQLEALREFVTFEPAQN is encoded by the coding sequence ATGGAAGAAGACTTCGCAACTGAAAGCACCACCGTCGAAAAGACGGAGCCCGACGCCGTCAAGGAAGTCAGCGACGACTTCGTGACACGGCAGCACACCGCCGCCTCGGGTCTTGAGTACACAACGACCACCGGCCGGCTGGTCCTGCGGCGTGAAGAAACCAAAGACGGCAAATCGGAGGGCTTCAAGCCAAAGGCGGAGATCTTCGTCGTCGCGTACACCAGGGACAACAGCACGCCGGAGCGGCCTGTCACTTTCGCTTTCAACGGCGGTCCAGGTTCCTCATCGGTCTGGCTGCACCTGGGGCTGCTCGGACCACGGCTCGTGAACTCCGGCGACGCCGGTGCAATGACTCCGCCGCCTTTCGGCCTTATGGACAATCCCGAAACCCTCCTGGAACACAGCGACCTCGTCCTGATCGACCCGGTGAGCACCGGCTTCTCGCGTGTGATCGAGGGCGAGAAGACGGACGAGTTCCATGCCTTTGTTGAGGACCGCGACCTCGTGGCGGAGGTCATCCGCCTCTGGACCACCCGCAACAACCGGTGGCTTTCGCCCAAGTACCTCGTGGGCGAGTCCTACGGCACCCTCCGGGCGGTCGCCGTGGCCGGCCGCCTGTTCGATGCCTATGGCATGGCGGTCAACGGCCTCGGCCTCATTTCGACAGTGCTCAACATGTCCACACTCCGTTTCTTCCCGGGCAGCGACACCCCGTACGCACTCCACCTGCCCACCTACGCGGCGATCGCCCACTATCACGGCCGCCACCCCGGCAGGGAGCTCACCGACGTCGTTCGCGAGGCCGAGGAGTTCGCCTCGCGCGACTTCGGCTATGCCCTCAGTCAGGGCGCCCGGCTCACCCAGACCGAGTACGACGACGTCGTCACCCGCCTGAGCGCCCTCACCACCCTCGATGGAGACTTCATCCGGCGCACGAACCTGCGCTGGGCTTACCACGAATTCGCGGCTGAGCTCCTCCGGGCGGAAGACCTTGCGGTAGGGCGGATCGATGGGCGATTCACCGCCCCGCCGGCCAACCCACAGTCCTCCAGCTCAACGGATGATCCGAGCATGCGCGCCATCACCGGCCCCTTCGCCGCCGCGATCAACCACTACGTGCGCGCCGAACTCGGGTATGAGAATGACCTGCCCTACGAGATCCTCACCGCACGGGTTCAGCCCTGGAGCTACCGGACCTTCGAAGGTGCGCCGGTTGACGTGAGTGATGTGCTCGAGCGGCTCATGGTTCACAATCCGGCGCTGCGGGTTCACGTGGATTATGGGTACCAGGACGGCGCCACGCCGCACTTCGCCGCCGAGTACGTCTTCGCCCATATGTCACTCAATGAGCATGCGCGCTCGAGGATCTCCCACCACTATCACGAGGCTGGGCACATGATGTACCTCAAGCCCGAGTGCAGGCTTGCGCAACTCGAAGCCCTCAGGGAATTCGTCACCTTCGAACCTGCGCAGAATTGA
- a CDS encoding DUF3618 domain-containing protein, with translation MNQTPDEIRADIERTRRELGTDVDAVADKVSPSNIAHRQTDKVKNAFGNAKNSVMGSAHDAGHSAKGNAHGASQSMKDSAHQAGDALHDAPQRVTSKTQGNPLAAGLIAFGAGLLASSLIPASQKEKEAAQAVKEKAQPLVSEVTDAAKQVAEDMKEPAQEAMDSVKQSATDSANTVKEEGTSAASDVKDRAQDAKSNVQSSSNTP, from the coding sequence ATGAACCAGACACCTGACGAAATCCGTGCGGACATCGAACGCACCCGCCGCGAACTGGGCACTGATGTTGACGCAGTCGCGGACAAAGTAAGCCCGTCGAACATCGCCCACCGGCAGACCGACAAAGTGAAAAACGCCTTCGGGAACGCCAAGAACAGCGTGATGGGTTCGGCTCATGACGCCGGCCACTCTGCCAAGGGCAACGCTCACGGTGCTTCCCAGTCAATGAAGGATTCGGCCCACCAGGCCGGCGACGCACTTCATGACGCACCCCAGCGCGTTACCTCAAAGACGCAGGGAAACCCTCTCGCCGCTGGTTTGATCGCGTTCGGGGCCGGCCTCTTGGCTTCCTCTCTCATTCCGGCGAGCCAGAAGGAAAAGGAAGCCGCACAGGCTGTGAAAGAGAAAGCGCAGCCTCTCGTCTCCGAGGTGACCGACGCAGCCAAGCAGGTTGCCGAGGACATGAAGGAACCGGCGCAGGAGGCCATGGACTCGGTCAAGCAGAGCGCCACGGACTCAGCCAACACAGTGAAGGAAGAAGGCACCAGCGCTGCCTCCGACGTCAAGGACCGGGCACAGGATGCGAAGTCCAACGTTCAGAGCAGCTCGAACACGCCGTAA
- a CDS encoding CDGSH iron-sulfur domain-containing protein yields the protein MTSPSASSRNDDVSIVACPDGPLLVRGEVPIVTPAGEPVPRRRKTVALCRCGASTIKPYCDGTHKLINFRTEPDLPDQE from the coding sequence ATGACTTCACCATCAGCATCATCAAGAAACGACGACGTCAGTATTGTTGCCTGCCCCGACGGGCCGCTGCTGGTGAGGGGCGAGGTGCCCATCGTCACTCCTGCAGGGGAGCCGGTGCCGCGCCGTCGTAAGACAGTTGCCCTGTGCCGGTGCGGAGCCTCGACGATCAAACCGTACTGCGACGGCACGCATAAGCTCATTAACTTCCGTACGGAGCCGGATCTGCCGGATCAGGAGTAG
- a CDS encoding MarR family winged helix-turn-helix transcriptional regulator, producing the protein MSDTDLWTTERMLTTAARLTENAWNERLLAIGITHAAFVTLRSVEANGPLSQVELAEHLHVTAQTVGRTLVRLEQQGLVYRQGSETDRRTFVVSLTQSGRSLLSEAERHEREFALDLQRASPELRRLLMKVIEDLLPARSRRNGVHQAGQNG; encoded by the coding sequence ATGTCGGACACAGATCTTTGGACGACGGAACGAATGCTCACCACCGCTGCCCGCCTGACCGAGAACGCCTGGAACGAGCGCCTTCTCGCGATCGGGATTACGCACGCCGCCTTCGTCACACTGCGTTCAGTCGAGGCGAACGGCCCGTTGTCCCAGGTTGAGTTGGCGGAGCACCTGCACGTCACCGCCCAGACCGTCGGCCGAACACTGGTCCGCCTCGAACAGCAGGGCCTGGTGTACCGCCAGGGCAGCGAGACCGACCGCCGGACCTTCGTCGTGAGTCTCACTCAATCCGGCAGATCACTGCTTTCCGAGGCGGAGCGTCACGAGCGGGAATTTGCGCTCGACCTCCAGCGTGCATCTCCTGAGCTGCGTCGGCTGTTGATGAAGGTCATCGAGGATCTGCTCCCGGCCCGTTCCCGCCGAAACGGCGTGCATCAAGCGGGCCAGAATGGCTGA
- a CDS encoding phage holin family protein, whose amino-acid sequence MTEPHLHGSHTAQPPPPSPDNDQGSNASLGQLLSEVSSDLSTLMRQELELAKAELRESGTRAGKGAGMFGGAAVAGHFVLLFLSLALMWGLAELMGLGWASVVVAVIWGIIAAVLALTGKKEMKSIKGMPQTAETAKEIPPTLKPGEHTP is encoded by the coding sequence ATGACCGAGCCACACCTCCACGGATCGCATACGGCTCAACCGCCGCCGCCGAGCCCGGACAATGACCAGGGTTCGAACGCCTCTCTGGGGCAGTTACTCAGTGAGGTCTCCAGTGACCTGTCGACGCTGATGCGTCAGGAACTCGAGCTCGCAAAGGCTGAACTGCGAGAGTCGGGAACCCGCGCAGGCAAGGGCGCAGGGATGTTCGGCGGCGCTGCAGTTGCTGGACACTTTGTCCTCCTCTTCCTCTCCCTGGCCCTGATGTGGGGACTGGCCGAGCTCATGGGCCTCGGCTGGGCCTCGGTGGTTGTGGCAGTCATCTGGGGCATCATCGCTGCAGTGCTGGCACTCACCGGGAAGAAGGAGATGAAGTCGATCAAGGGCATGCCGCAGACCGCTGAGACAGCCAAGGAAATTCCGCCTACGTTGAAACCAGGAGAGCACACGCCATGA